CAAACAACAATAAACTAGGAGAAGGTGGTTTTGGACCTGTATACAAGGTAACAAATAAATATGTTGCTAAAGTAAGCCATCTTCTCATTATAAATTGAGTTGACATTTGTAAAGAGACGCTTTCCAGGGTATATTGTTGGACGGGCAAGAAATAGCAGTGAAACGGCTTTCAGAAACATCTGGACAAGGAGGAAAGGAATTCAAAAATGAAGTTATATTGATTGCAAAGCTTCAGCACAGAAATCTTGTGAAGCTTCTTGGTTGCTGCATTCAAGGAGATGAAAAAATGTTAATCTATGAATACATGCCCAACAAAAGCTTGGATTCCTTTATTTTTGGTTGGGCCTCTCTATACATTTTCTTTTTTGCTTTTATTATCATCAGTTCTTGAATTTCTTTGCTTCTGAGGTTTGAAGCATAGATGGTCTAATTGTTTTCTGAAATTGATAGAGCAAACAAGGAGTAAATTACTTGATTGGCATATGCGCTTCCACATCATTGGTGGAATTGCACGCGGGCTACTTTATCTTCATCAAGACTCTAGATTGAGAATCATCCATAGGGATCTAAAAGCCAGCAATGTTTTACTAGACAGTGATATGAAtccaaaaatttcagattttggctTGGCTAGGACATTTGGAAAAGATCAAAGTGCAGCAAATACCAAAAGAGTTGTGGGAACATAGTAAGTATGCTATTTTATTGGTGCTCTCCattgtaataattttataaagTTTGCTCGGTGCCCCAAAGTATGTTTACGTGTGAGAATCAAGGTGGTTGGCCCACACTTTAAGGATCCATTCTAACCTTGCCCTCCTTACAGGATCTAAATTTGGGTTAATCATGTTCATGACTTGTATTAATTTTCTGGAACTGAACctggtagccatgattcaaactcaaaatttcaagaTAGGAGTGTTTTCTCTCCAATGACTTGTGTTCTGGATCTATATATCTTTATGCAAGACATGCTTAATTTGTAGGATCTGTCCAAGATATTATTGATGAAATCGCATTCAAGGAAATCTAAATTTaggaattattttcatttaatttttcattataaaattgaaaaatttagaTTTCAATTTtaggaattattattattatttaagaatatttaaagagttctattaggtttaGTATTTTTCTAGTTAATATTAGTTTAGTGTTTTCCTATTTTAGGATTCTTAATCCTAGTAGTAGTGGGATTAGTTATTAGCTTATAAATacctatataatttaaaaaacttACTATTTTGacaatttgaagaattaatagaatttgagaattttgtttCATTCCCATTGATTTTTCTTTGTGGTTCTAAATCAATTATGATGTAGAAAAGCACAATGTTGGTGCTCTTTGCCTTGATTTTTTTTAAGAGCATGCCTAGATTTAGTCTGATGATTTCAATGTTCACGATTGAAATGAAGTGGATATGGATTCTAGTGACAGTATTTGTTCTGTTTATTTGACAATAAAAGTTTTTGAAAGCCACAACCGTTCTATTCTACCTTGTTGAGTCTGAAATTACTTCACCATTCTATGTCCAATAATGTAGACTAGGCTATTCATCctctataaaataaaataaaataatgttgGCTACAGGCTGAACTTCGTGCATCATTGTCTCGCTATGGTTATAATTTCTCAACTAAACTGCTATACTAGTGGATTTTGGATTTGTTCATTTTTCTGTCACTTAGATGAGATTTAAATGGTAACATTTTTGTAatattctttatattttattatgaCTTTTTGCAGTGGTTACATGTCACCTGAGTATGCAGTGGATGGAATCTTCTCAGTAAAATCTGATGTTTTTAGTTTTGGCGTtttgatactagaaataattaGTGGAAGGAGAAACCGAGGATTTTCCCATTCAGATCATGGCCTTAACCTTATTGGACATGTAAGTAAACACAATAAAGTTAATAATAAATTCATTTTCTTCTGGAGACAATACACGCACACAGACAAACGTAATTTTGTCATTTGAAAATCTATTGGCATTCAACAACTATATTACTTGAGGCAGAGTCATATTAACATATACTCTGCAAATGTTTTAGGCATGGAGACTGTGGATGGAAGAGAGGGCTATAGAATTACTTGATCCATCGTTAAGATACTCTTGTTCTGTACCTCAAGTGCTACGGTGCATTCAAGTGGGTCTTTTATGTGTGCAACGATTACCAGTGGACAGGCCAGATATGTCAGCAGTAGTTGTAATGTTGGGGAGTGAGATTTCTCTGCCTCAGCCAAAGCAGCCTGGTTTTTATAATGAAAGAAATCCATTTGAAGCTGATTCTTCCTCGAGCAAGGAAGGCTTGTGGTCAAGGAATGAAATCACAACATCGATAGAGCCAAGATAAAAATCGACATCCAATTATCTTTTTCcctcttttgttttatttttttttttatttcatcttttttatttttttaatatttgagaggAAGAATTATTATTAGTGAGACTTGAAAATGGGAAAGCTCACTTCTACGAGTTTTTAAATTCTCATTTAATAGCAGTGTAAGGGTCTAATCTCTTTTTTACCCATCTAATCCACTTCCAGATAAAAATGTGGTAATGTTCATACGCAGCAATGGTTGACAATTTTGGCTCTCTTAAGACTAAGAAGCAGGAAAATAAGCATCTTGTGGAAAGTAAGCAAATAAAAGCATTGCATGATGGATGTAAACTTCACCCCAGAGGGggacttaataattaatttaatatgcaCCTTTCAGTTGTTGAAATTAGAGTCTGATATCAGCATATAATATCAACAAGTTGGACCAGATACAACATTTCGTGTGATTTCGAAGTGGGAAAGGCAGCAAGAAAAGAAGAAATTGATGCACCTAATCTTGTTTTACGTGGTCTCAAAAGTAAAGAACCCATCATCGCATCTTTCTATTTTTATGTCCATAAGAATTGTTGGGCAAAAACCTGAAAATGTCAACAAAACTTGTCAAGTGGGTAACCTTAATCAATTATTCAGTTGTTAATTGGAAAACTTAGACCTCAAGTCTTCTAGATTTGTACACTTCCTAGTTGACGGTCCAGCGGGAAATTTAAGGGGCTATTTCTAATAGAGGGTAGGCCCCGTATGGTTTAATATTAAACGTGGTTGGTGTGGTTGGATTAGTGGACGAGGAAAGGAGGGAGACATTTACCTTTGAAAtgatctttaattcatttttttttattggcaatattttgcttgtgtttaTGGGACAGAGGTGAAGATggaaaattaactttttttttttaggaaaacttTTGTGTTAGTTATTGTCTGacgtgattttttaaaaaaaattttaggatGCTAATCCATAAATCTGGACATACATCATAAAATTAAATACACATCAAATTCATTGGGTTACgcttcaattttcatttttttaataaatagaaATGAAGTTGATCCTGAGATAAAAGTTTTCTGTATCAGGATTCAGTGGGCATCGATCCTTGGACATTATCGTGGAAATATCCTGAGATAAAGAAGTTGTCCTCTCGACGAAGTCATTGATAGTTAGGAATAGGGTCCACATTTGACTCTTCAATGGTTCAAACAACAACTGCTTTTGCAATCATTAATTGGTAATCTATCAACTGACGATAGAAGTTAAAAATTTGTTATCATCTTTGAATGGGTCTTATCTTACTGTTATGCTTTTGTTTATTTTATAAgggttttaattgattttattgagtTAGTTCATTGTATTCAAGACTGGAGAGGTTGGTTATTCATGAGACTCAGTTGAGATAAGTTTATGGTTTGACTGAATTTGTTTGTGCAGTTGATGGCGTGTGCAAGAACAGCGTTATGGATTGGGCTCAATTAACCAAACTGGAGAGTATGTAGTAATTGGACCAAATTAATGGATAGTGGCTTAATTGAGCTCCAAGGAAAAATGGAAGACTCATGGGTTTCGGCCTACTTCTTTTTCATAATGCTGGTAAATAAATGGTTGCGATTTCGCTACTGGGGaaatattcaattttattttttcaactAAACCAGGGTCTTTATACAGCAGGAACAAAAACAGGGAAGAAAGAATTCATGCCGATTCTAATTGCTCTTATCTGAGGAGGATACTTGGGAAGATACTCAATTTCCTGAATTTAGAATCACTTATAAAATCAAGAGCCTCTTAATGAGAGTGTTTGAAAATTGCCGTAATCTCTTCCTTTAATCcttatttttgtattatttttttatatttataaaaaattaacttattatattaattttttttatctaaatgattttaaattttaaatattaaaatcttatcttatacaaaaataataattacataaatttatttttacaatttttttaaaattttaaaatttttaagtttacaATTTCATGTATTATAAAATTCTGTACACTATATTACATTCCtcgaaaaattaattattttttaattaaattttacttagattaaaaaatattgattttttaaaaaactatatatatatatatatatatatatatatatatatatatatatatatatatatatatatattcaaataattatttactaAGAAATTATCTATAAAATCtaaacatttaattttaaaaatatttcatatatttaaactttaagaattttaataatgatatttaaaaattgCCACAtggaatatttatttttttatttttactttatttatttttttattggtaTATATCAAATaatgtaaaaaataataaaaaaaatcattgaTCAACTTATTTATTAacacttgaaataaaattataattaattaagaattttgtcattaataaaattttataatatatttatgaaaaattgaaaatataaattataaaaaatatatattaaattatattattgaaataaaataataaataattcatgTAATATATGGGCAAAACAACTAGTAGTTATTATTTCAGACGTTGCATGCAATATTAAAATTATCTATGTTTTTATTGAATAGATTTTAAATAATCAATCTTCGCAAATGAatgcaaattaattttttttttcaccatTTTTCTATGGTTCCTCAAAAATTgacatataaattttttattatttttctatattaatttatatattaaattcataaaagaatACTATACATGCATAAgaaaatattaatgccataacaATTCGTTTAAACTCTTTTAACTTGCTAACATTTCATCTAATGTGTCGTGTATACAAAAGATAACTCTTCTTGAAGTGGGAAAAAAAAAGtagtaaaattatttttcattgttAAATTATCTTGTAGTTTGATTACCAGAAGAGGCATTCTCAACCACAAATCAGTAGGACTCCTCATTAGTTTTAATGATCAATGGTAGAATGTGAAATGCCCGTAATTATTACGCTGGCAGGCATAAAAGTATGCGTTCGTAGTCCAATTTGTCGTGCCCAGTAGTCACCTCCTTCGTCCTCGTTTCATTTTTCCACGAGACACGGAGTACATGAAGCAAGAAATTGGACTCCCCTGTACAGGCTTCTTGAAATATATTCTGATTGACGGTAGAGAAATAGAGATGCAACATTGCAGCTGCAAACTGTTCCTAGATTGgtgcttgtaaaaaaaaaaaaaaaaagccgcaAGGATTGTTGTCTCCCTTCTagctttataattattttttttcctcgACTTTTTTCTCAGCATATGTTTCGGGTTATTAGAAGATACAGAGAAATTCAAAGCCAATGGCACGGCTAGGCTTTGGTACGCTTTTGTTGTACTCCTTTTTCTTTTCCATCTTAAGAACCTTCACTGCACTAGACACAATTAACCCAATCCAATCGTTAAGAGATGGAGAGACTCTTGTTTCAGCTGGCCAAACTTTTGAACTGGGATTTTTCAGTCTCGCAGACCCTAATCGCCGATATCTGGGATCATGGTACAAGAAAATATTTCCTCGGACAATGGTTTGGGTAGCCAATAGAGAAACTCCACTTGCCAATACTTTGGGGTCTCTAAATATCACTGCTCAGGGAAATCTTGTACTTGTTAATGTCACAAACTATATTTTTTGGTCATCAAATACATCAACCATTGCAAAGGATCCAGTTGCACGGCTCTTGGATACGGGAAATTTCGTTATAAGCGATGCAACTGATGGTAACCCAGAGAACTTTCTGTGGCAGAGTTTTGATTATCCTGACAATACAGTACTGCCTGAAATGAAATTTGGTGTCAACTTAGTAACTGGTCATGAGACGTTTTCATCATCTTGGAGGAGCATCGAAGACCCTGCTCCAGGACAATTTTCTGTGCACTTAGATCTTCGTGGGTATCCGCAACTATTTCTTAAAAAGGAAAATAGAATACAATACAGAGCGGGGTCATGGAATGCCGTAGGTCTTACTGGGACTCCTGTACTGAAGCCTAATCCAATCTTCACATTCGAATTTGTATCGAATGACAACGAGATGTATTTCAAGTATGATGTCCCGAACAATTCAATTTTAGCCAGGTATACACTACATCCATCAGGCCTATTGCAACGCTTCCAATGGAATGAAAGAGCAAACGATTGGGTGGTCATTGCTGCAGCCCAGACAGACCAGTGTAACAATTATGCCTTCTGCGGGGCATATGCTAGTTGTGAGTTAAATAATTCTCCGGTATGTTTATGCCTGGATGGATTCATGCCCAAGTCTCCAAGAGATTGGAATATGCTACTTTGGTCAGATGGGTGTGTTCCAAGGACTCCGCTAGACTGCGTTAATGGAGATGGCTTTCTGAAGCATACAGGGATTAAACTGCCAGACACATCTTCTTCTTGGTATGACGAGAAAATTGATCTTAAGCAATGTCACAATTTGTGTTTGAGAAACTGCTCTTGCAGTGCATATGCAAATTTAGATATGAGGGACGGTGGAAGTGGCTGCTTGCTTTGGTTCGGTGATCTGATTGATATGAGAAGATTAGGTGCTGGTGGGCAAGACCTCTATGTAAGGATGGCTGCTTCAGAATTAGGTATTTCACCATATTAGTCTTCCTAGCTTTGATCTTCCTGCACCATTTTACTGACGAGTTGGCACCAGTAGAGGTTGGCTCTGCTAAAGGTCTACCTCTGCTCCGTCCTTTCCTGTCAAGACGTAGATAATACAAATTTCTATTATTTTATCGAGTTCCCTTACAACTAAAATAACCATGAAATATTCAAATACAATTACTTCTTAAGAATCCGTCTAGGATTCAGAAATATGTCCACTAACCATATATATTTCTGTGCTTTCAGAGAAAACTGAGAAGAAAAGGTCCTCCATTAAGAAGATATTAGGAATTATCTTTGGTTCTGTTGCAGAGGTCATCAGCATGCTGATGGTGTTTTGCATATGTTGGAGAAATCTCAGAAAACATGGTAAAAAAACTGATATCTAGAGTTGATATAGATATGAAGTGTTTGCTTGTTTCTGatgttttcttgtaaatttgcctattCAACATTTAAATCAACGTATTATAGTTACAGAATGAAGTTGATTAGACGGTCAGTAAGTTCTCTTAATTTGGTAGGGGACTAATGCTTCTTTCTATATTTTTATTCAATGCAGTTAATCTAATCTCTATAATTGTAGGAATGCTAAagaaaattagaagaaaaaatgATCACTGTGAAGGCAGAGAAGAAGAAATGGAATTACCAATGTTCGATTTGACCACAATAGTAGATGCTACTAATAACTTCTCAAGTAGCAACAAGCTCGGAGAAGGTGGTTTTGGACCTGTATACAAGGTAACTTGTATATATGCAATGTCTGTATCTTCAAACATAAATTACTGAAGCTCTTTAAATGATGATTTAGGGTACATCAAGCGAGGGGCAAGAAATAGCAGTAAAGAGGCTTTCAAAAAGTTCTGGCCAAGGATTGAGGGAGTTCAAAAATGAAGTGATATTAATTGCTAAACTTCAGCACAGAAACCTTGTAAAGCTTCTAGGTTGTTACATTCATGAAGATGAAAAAATGTTAATCTATGAATACATGCCCAACAAAAGCTTGGACTTCTTTATTTTTGGTTTGAATCTGGACTCCATAACATTTTAGTTCATTTTATTTTATCTACTAATTATTCTAACACGTATAGAATATTGATTAGATCAAACGAGAAGGAAATTACTAGATTGGTGTAAGCGCATACAAATTATTGATGGAATTGCTCGAGGACTTATCTATCTTCATCAG
The Hevea brasiliensis isolate MT/VB/25A 57/8 chromosome 15, ASM3005281v1, whole genome shotgun sequence genome window above contains:
- the LOC110653364 gene encoding G-type lectin S-receptor-like serine/threonine-protein kinase At4g27290 isoform X4, producing the protein MARLGFGTLLLYSFFFSILRTFTALDTINPIQSLRDGETLVSAGQTFELGFFSLADPNRRYLGSWYKKIFPRTMVWVANRETPLANTLGSLNITAQGNLVLVNVTNYIFWSSNTSTIAKDPVARLLDTGNFVISDATDGNPENFLWQSFDYPDNTVLPEMKFGVNLVTGHETFSSSWRSIEDPAPGQFSVHLDLRGYPQLFLKKENRIQYRAGSWNAVGLTGTPVLKPNPIFTFEFVSNDNEMYFKYDVPNNSILARYTLHPSGLLQRFQWNERANDWVVIAAAQTDQCNNYAFCGAYASCELNNSPVCLCLDGFMPKSPRDWNMLLWSDGCVPRTPLDCVNGDGFLKHTGIKLPDTSSSWYDEKIDLKQCHNLCLRNCSCSAYANLDMRDGGSGCLLWFGDLIDMRRLGAGGQDLYVRMAASELEKTEKKRSSIKKILGIIFGSVAEVISMLMVFCICWRNLRKHGMLKKIRRKNDHCEGREEEMELPMFDLTTIVDATNNFSSSNKLGEGGFGPVYKGTSSEGQEIAVKRLSKSSGQGLREFKNEVILIAKLQHRNLVKLLGCYIHEDEKMLIYEYMPNKSLDFFIFDQTRRKLLDWCKRIQIIDGIARGLIYLHQDSRLRIIHRDLKTSNILLDSDMNPKISDFGLARIFGGDQTEAKTKRVVGTYGYMSPEYAVDGLFSVKSDLFSFGVLVLEIVSGKKNRGFCHPDHDRNLLGHAWILWTNETPLELIDDCLRDSCIASEVIRCINVALLCVQKRPEDRPNMASVVVMLSSENSLPQPKQPGFFTERSPPEADTSSNEHQSYSANEISLSLFEAR